TAATGGATTGTAGCTGCCACTAAGGTTGATAAAGGAGAGTTAATGGATTGGTGGCTGCCACTATAATAAGGTCTGAGGTTTTTCTGGATGAAGGAAGAGTTAGTGGATTGGTAGCTGCTATTTTCTCTtccccctcccatgaatcttttataccccccaatattccaattttgcccttgcagaaacattcggttcgcagaaatcgaaatttttttagtgcaaattcaaagtaaatttcggtttttaaaaaccgaaatttgttttcaaggcaaaaaaaaacttcagtttctacgaaccgaagttttttcaagaacaaaattgaaaattcaagcgggataaaagattcatgggggtggggagagaaaatatcaatAAGCAACTCTACCCACTTTTTATTGCTATATATCCAAATGATTATTTATTGCTAATATAAATAATCGATTTACAATAGTATAGTACAGTACATTAGTACAACTAAAATGTAACAttgcctcaaaaaaaaaaaaactaacatactgAAATTGCACTATCATTATAGTTGAGTCCAAAATGATATTAAGCCTTAATTTAAACTACATATTCCAACCGAGTGCTAGTAGTCTCTTTCAAGACTATCATGAACCTTTGGTGCGTATGGTGCAAGGAATGTGTACATAGTAGAATTGATTAAACCACCTTGCACATGCACATTAACTGAATGGGGGGCAGCATAAATTGACCTTGAAAATTACACACATAGATAGACATCAATTTTTGTACTAATTCATGACACCCCATTACCATTTACGTAGTCAAATTTGCTGGCTTCAACTTTTCattaataaagaaaacaaaacttcCCAAAATCTTATCCTCAACTCTACATCTATTAATACACACTTCACTCACATTTGGGTTCTATACTCTCTCTCCCAATCTCAAATCATTGTGTAAGCAAAATAGAATGAACCTCATCTTCACCACAACCCTTCTCATCCTACTTACTATCTCCACCTTACTTCCCCTTAATGCAAATGGTGCTAAATGCCACGTGGACGATGAATCGGGTCTACTAGCTTTCAAATCCGGCATCAAATCTGATCCAACATCCATACTGAAGACATGGATAGCGGGTACAGATTGTTGTACATGGAATGGTGTAGGGTGTTTATTCGACAATAAGCGAGTCACAAGTTTGTCCTTATCCGGTGACACCGAAAATCCAAAAAGTTTCTTGGTAGGTACACTCTCACCCTTACTCTCAAAACTTAAATACCTAGATGGACTCTACCTCCAAAACCTCCTAAATATTTCGGGTCCTTTTCCGGATTTTCTCTTTAAACTACCAAATCTCAAATACATTTACATTGAAAATAACAAACTTTCGGGTCAAATACCCGAAAACATTGGCAACTTGAACCAATTAGAAGCACTGAGTCTAGAAGGAAACCGATTCACAGGAACGATCCCGAGTTCAATATCTGCATTGACTCGTGTAACTCAGTTAAAACTTGGTAACAATTTTCTCACAGGAACAATTCCAGAATCCATTAAAAACCTTAAAAATCTCACATACCTTAGTCTCCAAGGAAACCAACTCAGTGGTAACATACCCGaaattttcacttctttatCAAACCTTATTATCCTCGAACTTTCTCGGAATAAATTTTCCGGGAAAATTCCACTTTCCATCTCATCTCTATCTTCAAACTTAAGGTACCTTGAGGTAGGACACAATTCACTTTCCGGGAAAATCCCAGATTTTCTCGGAAAATTCAAAGCACTTGACACATTAGATCTCTCAAAAAACCAATTTTCAGGAACTGTACCGAAGAGTTTTGCAAACTTAACAAAAATCTTCAACCTTGATCTCTCAGACAATTTTCTCGTTGACCCATTTCCTTCAATGAACGTTAAAGGCATCGAATCATTGGATTTGTCACGAAATATGTTTCATTTGAAGGAAATTCCGAAATGGGTCGCTTCATCTCCTATTATCTACTCTTTGAAACTTGCACATTGTGGAATAAAGATAAAACTTGATGATTGGAAACCATCAGAAACTTTTTTCTATGATTATATTGATCTTTCTGGGAATGAGATTTCAGGAAGTGCAATTGGGTTGTTGAATAAGACAGAATATTTGATCGAGTTTCGAGGTTCGGAGAATTTGTTGAAGTTTGATTTGGGGAGTTTAAGGTTTGGTAATAAGTTGAAGGTTTTGGATTTGTCA
This portion of the Trifolium pratense cultivar HEN17-A07 linkage group LG3, ARS_RC_1.1, whole genome shotgun sequence genome encodes:
- the LOC123916147 gene encoding leucine-rich repeat protein FLOR 1-like isoform X2, encoding MNLIFTTTLLILLTISTLLPLNANGAKCHVDDESGLLAFKSGIKSDPTSILKTWIAGTDCCTWNGVGCLFDNKRVTSLSLSGDTENPKSFLVGTLSPLLSKLKYLDGLYLQNLLNISIPSSISALTRVTQLKLGNNFLTGTIPESIKNLKNLTYLSLQGNQLSGNIPEIFTSLSNLIILELSRNKFSGKIPLSISSLSSNLRYLEVGHNSLSGKIPDFLGKFKALDTLDLSKNQFSGTVPKSFANLTKIFNLDLSDNFLVDPFPSMNVKGIESLDLSRNMFHLKEIPKWVASSPIIYSLKLAHCGIKIKLDDWKPSETFFYDYIDLSGNEISGSAIGLLNKTEYLIEFRGSENLLKFDLGSLRFGNKLKVLDLSHNLVFGKVTKSVVGIEKLNVSYNHLCGEIPKNNFSASVFVGNDCLCGSPLKPCKV
- the LOC123916147 gene encoding DNA damage-repair/toleration protein DRT100-like isoform X1 — protein: MNLIFTTTLLILLTISTLLPLNANGAKCHVDDESGLLAFKSGIKSDPTSILKTWIAGTDCCTWNGVGCLFDNKRVTSLSLSGDTENPKSFLVGTLSPLLSKLKYLDGLYLQNLLNISGPFPDFLFKLPNLKYIYIENNKLSGQIPENIGNLNQLEALSLEGNRFTGTIPSSISALTRVTQLKLGNNFLTGTIPESIKNLKNLTYLSLQGNQLSGNIPEIFTSLSNLIILELSRNKFSGKIPLSISSLSSNLRYLEVGHNSLSGKIPDFLGKFKALDTLDLSKNQFSGTVPKSFANLTKIFNLDLSDNFLVDPFPSMNVKGIESLDLSRNMFHLKEIPKWVASSPIIYSLKLAHCGIKIKLDDWKPSETFFYDYIDLSGNEISGSAIGLLNKTEYLIEFRGSENLLKFDLGSLRFGNKLKVLDLSHNLVFGKVTKSVVGIEKLNVSYNHLCGEIPKNNFSASVFVGNDCLCGSPLKPCKV